The Corylus avellana chromosome ca8, CavTom2PMs-1.0 genome has a segment encoding these proteins:
- the LOC132189864 gene encoding ABC transporter G family member 25: MPRFGGAESSTPNGESSDGRGFPKDHPRDTRDLPSLLSSCYPITLKFVDVCYRVKIENKQKRGGSSLSRIFCQRPTKSDQRSTATIEERTIMSGITGMVSPGEILAILGPSGSGKSTLLNALAGRLHGNGLTGKIVANDRKLSKTVLRRTGFVTQDDILYPHLTVRETLVFCSLLRLPQTLSKKEKISVAESVISELGLVKCENTIIGNSFIRGISGGERKRVSIANEMLINPSLLVLDEPTSGLDSTGAHRLVATLASLAQKGKTIVTSMHQPSSRVYQMFHSVLVLSEGRSLYFGKGNEAVGYFESVGFSPSFSMNPADFLLDLANGVCQLDSGSERDKPNIKNTLFSSYNTLLAPKVKAACLDNTATIPTKGTNIVIGSSHSSKEQRYCSNIISFSAWFNQFRILLQRSLKERKHESFNTLRVFQVITAAILAGLMWWHSNFLDIQDRLGLLFFISIFWGVFPSFNSVFAFPQERAIFMKERASGMYTLSSYFMARIVGDLPMELILPTIFLAVTYWMAGLKPTLDAFLLTLLLLLGYVLVSQGLGLFLGAAIMDAKQASTVVTITMLAFVLTGGFYVHKVPSCMAWIKYISTTFYSYRLLINVQYGEGEKLSSLLGCSGQHGRDRSSASCKFIEEDIGRQISPLVSVGVLLLMFVGYRLLAYIALRRIKA; the protein is encoded by the exons atgcCGAGGTTTGGTGGTGCAGAAAGTAGTACTCCCAATGGAGAGTCATCGGACGGCCGAGGTTTTCCGAAAGATCACCCTCGAGATACGCGTGACTTGCCATCTTTATTGTCTTCTTGCTATCCTATTACTCTCAAG TTCGTGGACGTGTGCTACCGGGTGAAGATTGAGAACAAGCAGAAGCGCGGCGGCAGCAGCCTCAGCCGCATATTTTGTCAGAGGCCCACAAAATCCGATCAAAGATCAACGGCCACGATTGAAGAGCGAACAATCATGAGCGGGATAACAGGAATGGTTTCCCCAGGCGAAATCCTAGCCATCCTGGGCCCCTCCGGGAGCGGAAAATCCACGCTCCTCAATGCGCTTGCTGGGAGACTCCACGGAAACGGCTTGACCGGAAAAATCGTCGCCAACGATCGTAAGTTGAGCAAAACGGTTCTGAGACGCACGGGGTTCGTGACGCAGGACGATATTCTCTACCCCCACCTCACCGTCCGCGAAACCCTAGTTTTCTGCTCCCTCCTCCGCCTGCCGCAGACGCTATcgaaaaaggagaaaatatcGGTGGCCGAGTCGGTGATCTCGGAGCTGGGTTTGGTGAAATGCGAGAACACAATAATAGGGAACAGCTTCATACGTGGGATATCTGGCGGGGAGCGAAAGAGAGTGAGCATAGCGAACGAGATGCTGATTAACCCTAGTTTGCTCGTGCTGGACGAGCCCACGTCAGGGTTGGACTCCACCGGGGCCCACCGGCTGGTTGCCACGTTGGCTTCCCTAGCTCAGAAGGGAAAGACGATAGTGACGTCCATGCACCAACCGTCTAGCCGAGTTTACCAGATGTTCCACTCGGTGTTGGTTCTGTCAGAGGGGAGGAGCTTGTACTTTGGGAAAGGGAACGAGGCTGTCGGCTACTTTGAGTCGGTTGGCTTCTCGCCGTCTTTCTCCATGAACCCTGCGGACTTCCTGCTTGATCTCGCTAACG GTGTTTGCCAGCTTGATAGTGGAAGTGAAAGAGATAAGCCAAACATCAAGAACACCCTCTTTTCATCGTACAACACCTTGTTGGCTCCGAAGGTAAAAGCTGCCTGCTTGGACAACACTGCAACCATTCCAACAAAAGGGACGAATATTGTTATTGGAAGCAGCCATTCTTCAAAAGAACAAAGATACTGCAGCAATATAATATCCTTCTCCGCATGGTTCAACCAGTTCAGGATACTCCTCCAAAGAAGCCTCAAGGAGCGAAAACACGAATCCTTTAACACTCTTCGGGTCTTCCAGGTAATCACAGCCGCAATATTAGCCGGTTTGATGTGGTGGCACTCCAATTTCCTAGACATCCAAGACCGTCTAGGCCtcctcttcttcatctccatctTCTGGGGAGTCTTCCCGTCGTTCAACTCCGTCTTCGCCTTCCCTCAAGAGCGTGCCATCTTCATGAAGGAGCGTGCTTCTGGAATGTACACACTTTCTTCATACTTCATGGCTCGGATCGTCGGAGATCTGCCGATGGAACTCATTCTCCCAACCATCTTTCTCGCTGTCACTTACTGGATGGCCGGACTAAAACCCACGTTAGACGCTTTTCTTTTGACTCTGTTGCTCCTGCTCGGCTACGTGCTCGTCTCTCAGGGCCTTGGCCTCTTCTTAGGCGCGGCTATCATGGACGCCAAGCAGGCCTCGACGGTGGTAACGATTACAATGCTGGCGTTTGTGTTGACCGGAGGGTTTTACGTGCACAAGGTGCCCTCTTGCATGGCTTGGATCAAGTATATTTCCACCACCTTTTACAGTTACCGGCTTCTCATCAACGTGCAATATGGAGAAGGGGAGAAACTCTCGTCCTTGTTGGGCTGCTCCGGCCAGCATGGACGTGATAGATCTTCGGCGAGCTGTAAGTTTATTGAAGAAGACATTGGGAGGCAAATCAGCCCTCTGGTGAGCGTTGGCGTGCTGCTGTTGATGTTTGTGGGATATAGGTTGTTGGCTTACATTGCGTTGAGGCGCATCAAAGCTTGA